The following proteins are co-located in the Gossypium hirsutum isolate 1008001.06 chromosome A02, Gossypium_hirsutum_v2.1, whole genome shotgun sequence genome:
- the LOC107923101 gene encoding 1-aminocyclopropane-1-carboxylate oxidase homolog 1, whose product MAAVNAGEVQTPFEPKYDRASEVKDFDDTKTGVKGLVDAGISEVPRIFHQPPDTVGETSVLSATQFSIPVIDLQGVKEDPSTHKEIVKQVLNASHEWGFFQIINHGIPVSVLEEMKVRAHRFYELDDELKKQFYTRDTSKKVVYNSNFDLFISPAANWRDTVYCDMAPDPPKPEELPEPFRGMIVEYTDRMMSLGHLLFELISESLGLNPDHLVKIDCAKGLGHHFHYYPACPQPELTIGAGKHADSCFLTVLLQDHIGGLQVLYENQWINVPPIPGALVVNIGDLLQLISNDRLVSVKHRVLANSVGPRISVASFFSTYFNPNPRLYGPIKELLSSDNPPKYRETTVLEFKNHYYNKGLDGSSALLHFRI is encoded by the exons ATGGCGGCAGTCAACGCTGGTGAAGTCCAGACACCATTCGAGCCTAAATATGATCGAGCTAGCGAAGTCAAAGATTTCGACGACACGAAAACTGGTGTCAAAGGGCTTGTAGATGCCGGGATTTCGGAGGTTCCCCGAATATTTCATCAGCCACCGGATACCGTCGGGGAAACCTCCGTTCTAAGTGCCACCCAGTTTAGCATCCCTGTTATAGATCTTCAAGGAGTAAAGGAAGACCCCAGTACTCACAAGGAGATCGTTAAACAAGTCCTTAATGCATCACACGAATGGGGCTTTTTTCAAATCATTAACCATGGAATTCCAGTGAGTGTTCTTGAGGAGATGAAGGTTCGTGCACATAGATTTTACGAGCTAGATGATGAGCTCAAAAAACAGTTCTACACTCGCGATACTTCGAAAAAAGTGGTCTATAATTCCAATTTCGATCTCTTTATTTCCCCAGCAGCTAACTGGAGAGACACTGTTTATTGTGACATGGCTCCTGACCCTCCTAAGCCTGAAGAGTTGCCTGAACCATTTag GGGTATGATAGTGGAGTACACGGACCGGATGATGAGTTTGGGTCATTTGCTGTTTGAGTTAATATCAGAATCTCTGGGGTTGAACCCTGATCATCTGGTGAAGATAGATTGTGCAAAGGGTCTCGGCCATCACTTCCATTACTATCCGGCGTGTCCGCAGCCGGAGTTGACTATCGGTGCTGGCAAGCATGCTGACAGTTGCTTCCTAACCGTGCTTCTACAAGACCATATTGGTGGCCTCCAAGTTCTTTATGAAAATCAATGGATTAATGTACCTCCAATTCCTGGGGCTTTAGTAGTTAACATTGGAGATCTTTTACAG CTTATATCGAATGACAGACTTGTAAGCGTCAAGCATAGGGTGCTCGCGAATTCGGTTGGACCTAGAATATCGGTGGCAAGCTTTTTCTCCACTTATTTTAATCCGAACCCGAGATTGTATGGTCCTATCAAGGAGTTGTTATCATCAGATAATCCTCCGAAATACAGGGAAACTACTGTGCTAGAGTTCAAGAATCACTACTATAACAAAGGCCTTGATGGAAGTTCTGCACTGCTGCATTTCAGGATATGA